tgtgaggggaaggggaggagtttGGGTTTGGGTGGGGCACCCATGGGTGGGTGTTAAtttatggggggaggaggggggcacccagtgggggaggtgaatgtatgggggtggggttggaggtGGGTGAGGGTGAGGTAAGGGTCACCCATgggtgggagggggtagagatggaggaggggaTAGGAGATTGGGTAGCGGGGGGCACCCATctggggagggaaggaaagggaatGATTGAGGAGGAAGTTGGTTTTGGGATGACATCGGTGTCACCCATGGGAGGAGGCAGAGGGCActcatgggtgggggggggtaggcgGGGTAGAGTgacggagggagggaaggaaggagaggtgaggggcgTGGGTTTGGGAGGAGGAGGCaccatgggtgggggggggtggagaggagagaggaagggaatggggttgggaggagggggcacccgtgggtgggagaggggcgaCATCAGAGGCACACCATGGGTGGGGTTTGATGCGTGATGGGTCTGGGCTGCAACTGTCCCCAACTCTGGCGATTTCTTGCGGTGTTGGATGGAGTTTAGctccgagatacagcgtggaaacaggcccttcgccccgcgAGCGCGCTGACCAGTCCGCGCATGACTAACAGATCctccacaaccccacacacacaaccactacacacacacacacacacacacacacccacacaacacacacacacacacacacacacacccacacacacacacacacacacacaccacacacacacacacacacacacaccacaccggacaatttacaatctttgaaaccgaaacccacgcgggtctcgggacgaaaacgtgcaaactacgtacagacaacgcccttagtcggaattgaacccgggtctctggagccatgaggcagcaactcaaccgctgctccactgtgacaCCATTGTAGCTAAACCTTctcttccccaacccccccctttctctccccccccccccccctctctcccccctctctctctcccctcctctccccccctctctctctctccccctccctctcgctctctctctctctctctctccctcccaccctctctcctccccctcctccccccccctcctcccccccccccccccccctcccccccccctcctcccccccccccccccccccccccctcctctctcctccccccccctcctctctcctccccccccctcctctctcctccccccctccctcgtctctcctcccccccctcctctctcctccccccctcctctctcctcctccccccccctcctcctctctcctccccccccctccctctctcctcccccccctcctctctcctcccccccctctctcctccccccctcctcccctcccctcccttcccctcctctccttcctcccccctcttccctctttctcttcccccctctctcctccccccctctctcctccccccctctcctcctctccccctctctcctcctccccccctccctcctccccctcttctccccccccccctccctcctccccctctctctccccccctctctcctcccccctcctctcccccccctctcctctcctcccccccctctctcctcgtccccccctctctcacctcctcctccccctctctcctcccccccctctctcctcccccccctctctcttccccccctccctctcccccccccctctctctcctcccctctctctctccccgcacagAACAACTCACAGAGAACTTTCTGCAATAGCAGAGGACGCGGCAAATGATTTTATGCAACAGAACTCGAACACCAACCAGGTCTGAAGGAGAGAGGAgatagggatggggggaggaaggagagggggtaggggggagagagagtgcagtggTATCTTAATATGTTTcttttttctcctctctcccccctctctctttgcccccccccctctcaccccccctcccctctctctccccccccctcctccctctcaccccccctcccctctctctccccccccctcacctcccctccccccccctctctctctcctctctcccgacAGGAATCCCAGCCCTCCTCCCTCGCCTTGCTCGCCGCCACCGCCTCCTGCCAGCCGCATCGAATCCCCCTCCGATTTCCCAACCATGAGCCAGGAGGACCCCGACCCCAATTCCAACCCCTCCACCGACTTAGTCCTATCTACCCCCCTCGCACGGGGACTGGATGCTCATCCCCTCCCTcgcccaacaacccccccccatcctccaccacctcctccacccgtccccccgccccctccacccctcctccccccgcttCCACCTCCAAAGTCGGCGTGGAAGCCATCGGTGAGAATGGCCAatatctcctctcctcctcttcctccccccagtCTCAGGGCTACGGGACTGTCCAGTACCAGATAGTCACGCGATTCCCATCGCCCTCATCTCCGGCCCAGCTTCAGGACGACCAGTCAAGGACCCAAACGCCCCCGGCCCCCTCCAAGAACATCTCATCCAACTCCCCCGCCATTTTGAGCTCGCTCCCGACTATCCTGGGTCAGGCCCTCCAGATACGTGGAATTGGGAGTCCCACCAATGCCCCGGGCCAGTTCCAGGCCAACATCCCACTCAATATCAACGGCAACCTCACCCTGGTGCCCTTGGGGTCTCAAGTCCTGGGCGAGGCGGACGCTGGAAGCGTCGGAGGCAGCGCGGGAGATGTCCAAGAAGATGGATCTCCTCAGATCTCCAACCAACTCAAGGAGGGACaaccccagcagcagcagcagcatcagatcCTCATCCAGCCTCAACTCATCCAAGGGGTGGGGCAGACACAGGGATTCACGGCCGAAGCCCTCCAGAATCTCCAAATCCAAACCCTGCCTTGTGGATCCACCCCCATCATCATCCGAGCTCCCATCTCGGTGGGCGGGCAGATGGCATGGCAGACCATCCAGCTccagaatgtgggagggacgtcGGTGGGTGGTCAGACCATCGCCCTGGGTCTACCGCTGTCTCAAGGAGGGGGGACCTCTTCTGGAAGTCCCATCTCCCTCTCCGGGCTACAGACCATCAATCTCAACGCGCTTGGGGCATCTGGGATCCAGGTCCATCAGCTCCAGGGAATTCCAATCACCATCGCCAATAacacaggtgaggggagaggggggggtgtggagagactagtgtagatggggcatgttggtcggggtgggactagtgtagatgggacatgttggtcggggtgggactagtgtagatggggcatgttggtcggggtgggactagtgtagatggggcatgttggtcggggtgggactagtgtagatggggcatgttggtcagggtgggactagtgtagatggggcatgttggtcgtggtgggactagtgtagatggggcatgttggtcggggtgggactagtgtagatggggcatgttggtcggggtgggacgagtgtagatggggcattggtcggggtgggactagtgtagatggggcatgatggtcggggtgggactagtgtagatggggcatgttggtcggggtgggactagtgtagatggggcatgttggtcggggtgggactagtgtagatggggcatgttggtcggggtgggactggtgtagatggggcatgttggtcggggtgggactagtgtagatgggacatgttggtcggggtgggactagtgtagatggggcatgttggtcggggtgggactagtgtagatggggcatgttggtcggggtgggactagtgtagatggggcatgttggtcggggtgggactagtgtagatggggcatgttggtctgggtgggactagtgtagatggggcatgttggtcagggtgggcaagTAACTGCGAGACTCTCTCCTCTGTCCATAGGGGACCAG
This region of Leucoraja erinacea ecotype New England unplaced genomic scaffold, Leri_hhj_1 Leri_893S, whole genome shotgun sequence genomic DNA includes:
- the LOC129694994 gene encoding LOW QUALITY PROTEIN: transcription factor Sp1-like (The sequence of the model RefSeq protein was modified relative to this genomic sequence to represent the inferred CDS: deleted 1 base in 1 codon), giving the protein TTHRELSAIAEDAANDFMQQNSNTNQESQPSSLALLAATASCQPHRIPLRFPNHEPGGPRPQFQPLHRLSPIYPPRTGTGCSSPPSPNNPPPSSTTSSTRPPAPSTPPPPASTSKVGVEAIGENGQYLLSSSSSPQSQGYGTVQYQIVTRFPSPSSPAQLQDDQSRTQTPPAPSKNISSNSPAILSSLPTILGQALQIRGIGSPTNAPGQFQANIPLNINGNLTLVPLGSQVLGEADAGSVGGSAGDVQEDGSPQISNQLKEGQPQQQQQHQILIQPQLIQGVGQTQGFTAEALQNLQIQTLPCGSTPIIIRAPISVGGQMAWQTIQLQNVGGTSVGGQTIALGLPLSQGGGTSSGSPISLSGLQTINLNALGASGIQVHQLQGIPITIANNTGDQSNLSLQTAGVESMEDGTAIEEGEGSPDQQTQPGRRLRREACTCPNCKESEGRGGCVPGRKKQHLCQHRGLRTCGKVYGKTSHLRAHLRWHSGERPFVCNWLFCGKRFTRSDELQRHKRTHTGEKKFTCPQCPKRFMRSDHLSKHIKTHLNKRPAPPASAPHPPPPSPLRPLPSPSPSPSARVEGERGGGEGGERTSLPRIVNVLQVSDLQTINISGNGY